One region of Gigantopelta aegis isolate Gae_Host chromosome 7, Gae_host_genome, whole genome shotgun sequence genomic DNA includes:
- the LOC121377972 gene encoding threonine-rich protein-like — protein MERLVFLLVVTGCQLAGLATTSGSTTTDPPAGTTSFTELSTTPPSATDSPPSPTSGAPTTVASITTTVASTTSAMISTSALGPTSAILSTSGPNPTSPISSTEATGPTSHTTSTRETTSQNL, from the exons ATGGAGCGACTTGTTTTTTTGCTGGTTGTTACTGGGTGTCAGCTGGCTGGCTTAG CCACAACGTCAGGATCGACAACTACAGATCCACCGGCGGGAACCACATCATTCACAGAATTAAGTACAACACCACCAAGCGCAACAGACTCACCTCCTAGTCCAACGTCGGGTGCGCCTACAACAGTCGCATCTATAACTACAACAGTCGCTTCCACAACATCAGCAATGATATCAACGTCAGCTCTTGGGCCAACGTCAGCAATATTGTCAACATCAGGTCCTAATCCAACGTCACCAATATCGTCAACAGAAGCTACTGGTCCAACGTCGCACACCACGTCCACAAGAGAGACGACGTCACAAAATCTGtaa